In the genome of Pogona vitticeps strain Pit_001003342236 chromosome 13, PviZW2.1, whole genome shotgun sequence, one region contains:
- the MEIOB gene encoding meiosis-specific with OB domain-containing protein isoform X2 gives MAYSISAQNFVAISDLHPNLARPSIIGVVIGKTDAKGFPDRKNIGSERYTFGFTVRDSPSYFINVHSWGREDYIKSLSESFRVGDCVVIENPLLQTKEVEKDEKFSPSTPSCYKLLLSENHSTVKICTHNEVDAKLLSLLKLPVKNPQDFYSLEDIVANGQSLDGKIINVLAAIKSVGEPKYFTTSDRRKGHRCEVRLFDETESSFAMICWDNESIQLAQSWVPRETVIFASDVRINFDKFRNCMVATVISKTIITTNPDTPKARVLLKFIKENAEMLDLDDDMGDELRESINLQTILGVYTVEKIKMEALENEGKTEPFYGIVFAYISTLNIDNETTKIIRNRCAKCRYVVNESTDTCSFCSSPSSSEATPVFPSFDLLVDLTDHTGTLHSCRLSDTVAEEALGCTVQEFQALTESQKTGLKWHLLLERSKIHFKVNFSANSWTGLRVSLLSCKLADPVEASLNLLEKAK, from the exons ATGGCATATTCCATTTCAGCACAAAATTTTGTCGCCATTTCGGATCTACACCCAAACCTGGCTCGTCCT AGTATAATTGGTGTGGTGATTGGGAAAACAGATGCCAAAGGCTTTCCAGACAGAAAAA ATATTGGATCAGAAAGGTACACGTTTGGCTTCACTGTCCGCGATTCGCCCTCTTACTTCATAAACGTACATTCCTGGGGAAGAGAGGACTACATTAAATCTCTTTCAGAGAGCTTTAGAGTTGGTGATTGCG TTGTAATTGAAAATCCTTTACTACAAACAAAGGAAGTTGAGAAGGATGAGAAATTCAGTCCTTCGACTCCTAG CTGCTACAAGCTACTGCTCAGTGAGAATCATTCCACTGTCAAAATCTGCACCCACAATGAAGTGGACGCCAAACTGCTATCCCTGTTGAAACTACCCGTGAAGAACCCTCAAGATTTTTACTCTCTAGAGGACATTGTGGCCAATGGGCAGAGCCTGGATGGAAAAATCATTAACGTTCTTGCAGCTATTAAGTCA GTTGGTGAACCAAAATACTTCACCACTTCGGACAGACGGAAAGGCCACAGATGTGAAGTAAGACTGTTTGATGAAACGGAGTCTTCCTTTGCAATGATATG CTGGGATAACGAATCCATCCAGCTTGCACAGAGCTGGGTGCCTCGTGAAACAG TGATATTTGCATCAGATGTAAGAATAAACTTTGACAAATTTCGAAACTGCATGGTGGCAACTGTAATTTCAAAAACCATCATTACAACTAATCCTG acACCCCGAAAGCACGTGTTCTACTCAAATTtataaaagaaaatgcagaaatgttAGATTTGGATGACGACATGGGAGACGAACTCAGAGAGTCAATAAACT TACAGACAATACTTGGTGTTTATACGGTGGAGAAAATAAAGATGGAAGCTTTGGAGAATGAGGGAAAAACAGAACCTTTCTATGGCATTGTTTTTGCCTACATTTCAACACTGAATATTGATAACGAAACCACTAAAATAATACGAAACAGATG TGCCAAGTGCCGCTATGTGGTCAACGAAAGTACAGATACCTGCTCTTTCTGTAGCAGTCCCTCCTCTTCAGAAGCCACGCCTGTTTTTCCCAGCTTTGATTTACTCGTTGATCTGACAGACCACACAGGCACGCTTCATTCTTGCAGGCTCTCAGACACAGTAGCTGAAGAAGCTTTAGGTTGCACG GTCCAGGAGTTCCAGGCTCTGACGGAGTCTCAAAAGACTGGCCTAAAATGGCACCTTCTTCTTGAACGCAGTAAAATTCACTTTAAA GTTAATTTTTCAGCCAACTCATGGACTGGACTGAGAGTGagtttgctttcttgcaaacTAGCAGATCCTGTTGAGGCCAGCCTAAATTTGCttgaaaaggcaaaataa
- the MEIOB gene encoding meiosis-specific with OB domain-containing protein isoform X1 has translation MNHFTFDWGFEPCLLQFQVSGFENAPSMTLPGCFRTILETGAFQRLVKRMAYSISAQNFVAISDLHPNLARPSIIGVVIGKTDAKGFPDRKNIGSERYTFGFTVRDSPSYFINVHSWGREDYIKSLSESFRVGDCVVIENPLLQTKEVEKDEKFSPSTPSCYKLLLSENHSTVKICTHNEVDAKLLSLLKLPVKNPQDFYSLEDIVANGQSLDGKIINVLAAIKSVGEPKYFTTSDRRKGHRCEVRLFDETESSFAMICWDNESIQLAQSWVPRETVIFASDVRINFDKFRNCMVATVISKTIITTNPDTPKARVLLKFIKENAEMLDLDDDMGDELRESINLQTILGVYTVEKIKMEALENEGKTEPFYGIVFAYISTLNIDNETTKIIRNRCAKCRYVVNESTDTCSFCSSPSSSEATPVFPSFDLLVDLTDHTGTLHSCRLSDTVAEEALGCTVQEFQALTESQKTGLKWHLLLERSKIHFKVNFSANSWTGLRVSLLSCKLADPVEASLNLLEKAK, from the exons ATGAACCATTTCACCTTCGACTGGGGCTTTGAACCCTGTCTTCTCCAATTTCAAGTCTCTGGTTTTGAGAATGCTCCGTCTATGACACTGCCTGGTTGTTTTCGTACAATCCTAGAAACGGGGGCATTTCAAAGACTG GTAAAAAGAATGGCATATTCCATTTCAGCACAAAATTTTGTCGCCATTTCGGATCTACACCCAAACCTGGCTCGTCCT AGTATAATTGGTGTGGTGATTGGGAAAACAGATGCCAAAGGCTTTCCAGACAGAAAAA ATATTGGATCAGAAAGGTACACGTTTGGCTTCACTGTCCGCGATTCGCCCTCTTACTTCATAAACGTACATTCCTGGGGAAGAGAGGACTACATTAAATCTCTTTCAGAGAGCTTTAGAGTTGGTGATTGCG TTGTAATTGAAAATCCTTTACTACAAACAAAGGAAGTTGAGAAGGATGAGAAATTCAGTCCTTCGACTCCTAG CTGCTACAAGCTACTGCTCAGTGAGAATCATTCCACTGTCAAAATCTGCACCCACAATGAAGTGGACGCCAAACTGCTATCCCTGTTGAAACTACCCGTGAAGAACCCTCAAGATTTTTACTCTCTAGAGGACATTGTGGCCAATGGGCAGAGCCTGGATGGAAAAATCATTAACGTTCTTGCAGCTATTAAGTCA GTTGGTGAACCAAAATACTTCACCACTTCGGACAGACGGAAAGGCCACAGATGTGAAGTAAGACTGTTTGATGAAACGGAGTCTTCCTTTGCAATGATATG CTGGGATAACGAATCCATCCAGCTTGCACAGAGCTGGGTGCCTCGTGAAACAG TGATATTTGCATCAGATGTAAGAATAAACTTTGACAAATTTCGAAACTGCATGGTGGCAACTGTAATTTCAAAAACCATCATTACAACTAATCCTG acACCCCGAAAGCACGTGTTCTACTCAAATTtataaaagaaaatgcagaaatgttAGATTTGGATGACGACATGGGAGACGAACTCAGAGAGTCAATAAACT TACAGACAATACTTGGTGTTTATACGGTGGAGAAAATAAAGATGGAAGCTTTGGAGAATGAGGGAAAAACAGAACCTTTCTATGGCATTGTTTTTGCCTACATTTCAACACTGAATATTGATAACGAAACCACTAAAATAATACGAAACAGATG TGCCAAGTGCCGCTATGTGGTCAACGAAAGTACAGATACCTGCTCTTTCTGTAGCAGTCCCTCCTCTTCAGAAGCCACGCCTGTTTTTCCCAGCTTTGATTTACTCGTTGATCTGACAGACCACACAGGCACGCTTCATTCTTGCAGGCTCTCAGACACAGTAGCTGAAGAAGCTTTAGGTTGCACG GTCCAGGAGTTCCAGGCTCTGACGGAGTCTCAAAAGACTGGCCTAAAATGGCACCTTCTTCTTGAACGCAGTAAAATTCACTTTAAA GTTAATTTTTCAGCCAACTCATGGACTGGACTGAGAGTGagtttgctttcttgcaaacTAGCAGATCCTGTTGAGGCCAGCCTAAATTTGCttgaaaaggcaaaataa
- the FAHD1 gene encoding oxaloacetate tautomerase FAHD1, mitochondrial, with product MAPSKPITRFWEWGKNIICVGRNYAEHAKEMRNTLPTEPLFFLKPSSAYVREGSPIVRPYYCRKLHHEVELGVVIGKRAQEVPQAAAMGHVAGYALCLDMTARDTQEECKAKGLPWTLAKGFSTSCPVSDFIPKEKVPDPHQLKIWLKVNGELRQEGHTSAMIFSIPYVISYVSGIIALEEGDVILTGSPQGVSAVQEKDEIEAGIEGLLTMRFQVAQQKYRP from the coding sequence ATGGCCCCTTCTAAGCCTAttaccaggttctgggagtgggGCAAGAACATCATCTGCGTTGGGAGGAATTATGCGGAGCACGCCAAAGAGATGAGGAACACCCTTCCCACCGAGCCGCTCTTCTTCCTCAAGCCGTCCTCCGCTTACGTCCGGGAAGGCTCTCCCATCGTCCGGCCGTACTATTGCCGCAAGCTCCACCACGAGGTGGAACTAGGGGTGGTGATCGGGAAGAGAGCCCAAGAGGTCCCCCAGGCGGCCGCCATGGGCCACGTGGCCGGCTACGCCCTCTGCCTGGACATGACGGCCAGGGACACCCAAGAGGAGTGCAAGGCGAAAGGGCTCCCGTGGACCTTGGCCAAAGGGTTCAGCACCTCCTGTCCGGTCAGTGACTTCATCCCCAAGGAAAAAGTCCCTGACCCGCACCAGCTGAAGATCTGGCTGAAGGTCAACGGGGAATTGCGGCAAGAAGGGCATACGTCGGCCATGATCTTCTCCATCCCTTACGTCATCAGCTACGTCAGCGGGATCATCGCGTTGGAAGAAGGGGACGTCATCCTGACCGGCAGCCCCCAAGGGGTTTCTGCGGTGCAGGAGAAGGATGAGATAGAAGCCGGGATCGAAGGCCTGCTGACGATGCGCTTCCAGGTAGCGCAGCAGAAGTATCGGCCTTGA